Proteins from one Microbacterium hatanonis genomic window:
- a CDS encoding 5-methyltetrahydropteroyltriglutamate--homocysteine S-methyltransferase, with amino-acid sequence MTVNPPFRADIVGSFLRPAALAEARARFAAGDLSDDALRAAEDAAVVDLVAKQAENGLRVASDGEFRRSWWHFDFFGLLDGVEIVELDHGIQFQGVQTRPRGIEISGPIGFPADHPFLAHYRALQDDVAGTGLTPKFTIPAPTVLDFRLEPGHIDATYDGRDAITDDLVAAYRDALAAFYDAGARYLQFDDTAWAYLCSDVELAKARDRGIDTDGIAERYATLLNRILDGKPSDLVVTTHVCRGNFRSTWISSGGYEPVAEQLLGNTAYDGYFLEYDSERAGGFEPLRFLPAGDKVVELGLITTKTGDLEDADAIRRRIDEASAFAPLDQLALSPQCGFASTEEGNALTEDQQWAKIRSVVEIAGSVWG; translated from the coding sequence ATGACCGTCAACCCTCCGTTCCGCGCCGACATCGTCGGTAGTTTCCTCCGTCCCGCGGCGCTCGCCGAGGCTCGTGCCCGGTTCGCGGCGGGCGATCTCTCGGACGACGCGCTGCGCGCGGCGGAGGACGCCGCGGTCGTCGACCTGGTCGCCAAGCAGGCCGAGAACGGGCTGCGGGTAGCCTCCGACGGCGAGTTCCGCCGGTCGTGGTGGCACTTCGACTTCTTCGGTCTGCTCGACGGTGTGGAGATCGTCGAACTCGACCACGGCATCCAGTTCCAGGGCGTGCAGACGCGTCCGCGTGGCATCGAGATCTCCGGGCCCATCGGATTCCCCGCCGACCACCCGTTCCTCGCGCACTACCGCGCGCTGCAGGACGACGTCGCCGGCACGGGCCTGACCCCGAAGTTCACGATCCCCGCCCCCACCGTGCTCGACTTCCGGCTCGAGCCCGGGCACATCGACGCCACCTACGACGGGCGCGACGCGATCACCGACGACCTCGTGGCCGCCTATCGCGACGCGCTGGCGGCCTTCTACGACGCCGGCGCGCGCTACCTGCAGTTCGACGACACGGCGTGGGCGTACCTCTGCTCCGACGTCGAGCTCGCGAAGGCCCGCGACCGCGGCATCGACACCGACGGTATCGCCGAGCGCTATGCGACCCTGCTCAACCGCATCCTCGACGGCAAGCCTTCCGATCTGGTCGTCACCACCCACGTCTGTCGCGGCAACTTCCGCTCCACCTGGATCTCGTCGGGCGGCTACGAGCCCGTCGCCGAACAGCTCCTGGGCAACACCGCGTACGACGGGTACTTCCTCGAGTACGACTCCGAGCGCGCCGGCGGGTTCGAGCCGCTGCGCTTCCTCCCCGCCGGCGACAAGGTCGTCGAGCTCGGGCTGATCACGACCAAGACGGGCGACCTCGAAGACGCCGACGCCATCCGCCGGCGCATCGACGAAGCATCCGCCTTCGCCCCCCTCGACCAGCTCGCCCTCAGCCCCCAGTGCGGCTTCGCCTCGACCGAGGAGGGCAACGCGCTCACCGAGGACCAGCAGTGGGCGAAGATCCGCTCGGTGGTCGAGATCGCCGGCTCCGTCTGGGGCTGA
- a CDS encoding VOC family protein has translation MTDSTAFDVAHIGSVELFTPEFDKSLWFFRDLLAMRVVAEQGGSTFLRTWDEYELYTIKLTPSDAAGVGRTTFRASSPEALERRVAAIEATGLGEGWVDGEVGTGPTFMFRDPDGHSMGIYYETERYVATDDKPALKNQASAFPGRGVNARRLDHINYLAKDVEANGEFLADALAMRESERIRNDDGKFAAWWFHFSLKSYDVVYSDDWTKHGNRLHHIAFAPDTREDILKAADIFLENGIHIESGPHKHAINQTFFLYVWEPGGNRIEFANAGARLLLDPDQPVVEWSQEERKKGQAWGMKTIESFHTHGTPLV, from the coding sequence ATGACCGACTCCACCGCATTCGACGTCGCCCACATCGGCAGCGTCGAGCTGTTCACCCCCGAGTTCGACAAGAGCCTCTGGTTCTTCCGCGATCTGCTCGCCATGCGCGTCGTCGCCGAGCAGGGAGGCTCGACGTTCCTGCGCACCTGGGACGAGTACGAGCTGTACACGATCAAGCTCACCCCCTCGGATGCCGCGGGCGTCGGGCGCACGACCTTCCGCGCCTCCTCGCCGGAGGCCCTCGAGCGCCGGGTCGCCGCGATCGAGGCCACCGGCCTCGGCGAGGGCTGGGTCGACGGCGAGGTGGGGACGGGCCCCACGTTCATGTTCCGCGATCCCGACGGCCACTCGATGGGCATCTACTACGAGACCGAGCGCTACGTCGCGACCGACGACAAGCCCGCGCTCAAGAACCAGGCGTCGGCCTTCCCCGGCCGGGGGGTCAACGCACGACGCCTCGACCACATCAACTACCTCGCGAAGGACGTCGAGGCCAACGGCGAGTTCCTGGCCGACGCGCTCGCGATGCGCGAGAGCGAGCGCATCCGCAACGACGACGGCAAGTTCGCCGCCTGGTGGTTCCACTTCTCGCTGAAGTCCTACGACGTGGTCTACTCCGACGACTGGACCAAGCACGGCAACCGCCTGCACCACATCGCGTTCGCCCCCGACACGCGCGAGGACATCCTCAAGGCCGCCGACATCTTCCTCGAGAACGGCATCCACATCGAGTCGGGCCCGCACAAGCACGCCATCAACCAGACGTTCTTCCTCTACGTGTGGGAGCCGGGCGGCAACCGCATCGAGTTCGCCAACGCGGGTGCGCGCCTACTGCTCGACCCCGACCAGCCGGTCGTGGAGTGGAGCCAGGAGGAGCGCAAGAAGGGCCAGGCCTGGGGCATGAAGACAATCGAGTCGTTCCACACCCACGGCACGCCGCTGGTCTGA
- a CDS encoding PrpF domain-containing protein has product MVADPVHDGIRCMVLRGGTSKGAFFLADDLPADAAERDDLLLRIMGSPDPTQIDGIGGAHPLTSKVAVVSLSDAPGIDLDYSFFQVSVDEPVVGTAQTCGNLLAAVGPFAVERGLTRAAGDRTILRIRLLNTGDVATVSFPTPDGRVDYDGDVAIDGVPGTAAGIDIDLTGGEKPLLPTGSVSDEIAGHRATLIDNGMPVVLLRADEFGIHGDESPTDLEEHADLREEVERVRLAAGPLMGLGDVSRQTVPKMFLLSAPRGEGAISTRAFIPSRVHTSIGVLMAASVAAGIRIPGAVGSDLARIADDSVTGIEHPTGVFPAAVTVTRTDDTWHASSASVRTARKIFDGTVFARPRR; this is encoded by the coding sequence GTGGTCGCTGATCCCGTGCACGACGGCATCCGCTGCATGGTGCTGCGCGGCGGCACGTCGAAGGGCGCGTTCTTCCTCGCCGACGACCTGCCCGCCGACGCGGCGGAACGCGACGACCTGCTGCTGCGCATCATGGGCAGCCCCGACCCGACCCAGATCGACGGGATCGGCGGCGCGCACCCGCTCACCTCGAAGGTCGCCGTCGTCTCCCTCTCGGACGCCCCGGGGATCGACCTCGACTACTCCTTCTTCCAGGTCTCCGTCGATGAACCGGTCGTCGGCACCGCGCAGACCTGCGGCAACCTGCTCGCCGCCGTCGGACCTTTCGCCGTGGAACGGGGCCTGACCCGAGCGGCCGGCGATCGCACCATCCTCCGCATCCGTCTGCTCAACACCGGGGACGTCGCCACCGTCTCGTTCCCGACCCCCGACGGCCGTGTCGACTACGACGGCGACGTCGCGATCGACGGCGTGCCGGGCACAGCCGCCGGCATCGACATCGACCTCACCGGCGGCGAGAAACCGCTGCTGCCCACGGGCTCGGTCTCGGACGAGATCGCCGGGCACCGCGCGACGCTCATCGACAACGGCATGCCCGTGGTGCTTCTCCGGGCCGACGAGTTCGGCATCCACGGCGACGAGTCGCCGACAGACCTCGAGGAGCACGCGGATCTGCGCGAGGAGGTCGAGCGCGTGCGCCTGGCAGCGGGCCCCCTCATGGGTCTCGGCGACGTCTCGCGGCAGACCGTCCCCAAGATGTTCCTGCTCTCGGCCCCGCGCGGCGAGGGCGCGATCTCGACGCGCGCGTTCATCCCTTCGCGCGTGCACACGTCGATCGGCGTGCTGATGGCGGCATCCGTCGCGGCGGGCATCCGCATCCCCGGCGCGGTCGGCAGCGACCTCGCCCGCATCGCCGACGACTCGGTCACCGGCATCGAGCACCCCACCGGCGTGTTCCCCGCCGCAGTGACCGTCACCCGCACCGACGACACCTGGCACGCGTCGTCGGCGTCGGTGCGCACCGCCCGCAAGATCTTCGACGGCACGGTCTTCGCCCGACCGCGCCGCTGA
- a CDS encoding 4-carboxy-4-hydroxy-2-oxoadipate aldolase/oxaloacetate decarboxylase: MTGVVVTDIQRADAAVAAALAEFGSATVHEAMGRIGYAGPRLRPIQQGARIAGTAITVSVAPGDNLMVHAAIEQAREGDVIVVVPISDSAFGFIGDLMATQMKARGVRGYVTTGGVRDTQELREMGFPVWTRHVSAQGTVKDTAGSVNVPVILDDVEVRPGDIVVADDDGVTIVPRRRAEEALSASRARAAKETANRARYLSGEISMDLNGLRPVLDDLGVRYVTQEDHDGGR, encoded by the coding sequence ATGACCGGCGTCGTCGTCACCGACATCCAGAGAGCGGATGCTGCGGTGGCCGCAGCGCTGGCCGAGTTCGGCTCCGCCACCGTGCACGAGGCCATGGGACGGATCGGCTACGCCGGACCCCGCCTTCGTCCGATCCAGCAGGGCGCCCGCATCGCGGGAACGGCGATCACGGTCAGCGTCGCGCCGGGCGACAACCTCATGGTGCACGCGGCGATCGAGCAGGCCCGAGAGGGAGACGTGATCGTCGTCGTGCCCATCAGCGACTCGGCGTTCGGATTCATCGGCGACCTCATGGCCACCCAGATGAAGGCGCGCGGTGTGCGCGGTTACGTGACCACCGGCGGCGTGCGCGACACCCAGGAGCTGCGCGAGATGGGCTTCCCGGTCTGGACCCGGCACGTCAGCGCGCAGGGCACGGTCAAAGACACCGCCGGTTCGGTGAACGTGCCCGTCATCCTCGACGACGTCGAGGTGCGCCCGGGCGACATCGTGGTCGCCGACGACGACGGCGTCACGATCGTGCCGAGACGACGGGCCGAGGAAGCGCTCAGCGCATCGCGCGCCCGCGCGGCGAAGGAGACCGCCAACCGCGCGCGCTATCTCTCGGGCGAGATCTCCATGGACCTCAACGGCCTGCGGCCCGTGCTCGACGACCTCGGCGTGCGGTACGTGACACAGGAGGACCACGACGGTGGTCGCTGA
- a CDS encoding PIG-L deacetylase family protein produces the protein MAETAPALLVVSAHAGDFVWRAGGAIAAATMRGERATVVCLSYGERGESASQWLAGKDLDEIKATRRGEAEAAASALGADIVFLDLGDYPLRESPEAVAALVDVYRRVQPTVVLTHPLADPYNGDHPAAARMALEARVLAQAIGVANSDGTFPTKDEIIGAPPVFFFEPHQPEQSDFKPNVLLDITDAFPLKRAAMECLPAQKHMWSYYTDLAIRRGVQVKRNAGPNLGLAHDTMGEAYMRYFPQVTGLLE, from the coding sequence ATGGCAGAGACCGCACCCGCACTTCTCGTGGTCAGCGCACACGCCGGAGACTTCGTGTGGCGCGCCGGCGGAGCCATCGCCGCCGCCACGATGCGCGGCGAGCGCGCCACCGTCGTCTGCCTCAGCTACGGCGAGCGCGGCGAATCGGCGAGCCAGTGGCTGGCCGGCAAAGACCTCGACGAGATCAAGGCCACTCGTCGCGGCGAGGCCGAAGCCGCAGCATCCGCGCTCGGCGCCGACATCGTTTTCCTCGACCTCGGCGACTACCCGTTGCGCGAATCCCCCGAGGCCGTGGCGGCGCTCGTCGACGTCTACCGTCGCGTGCAGCCGACGGTCGTGCTCACCCACCCGCTCGCCGACCCCTACAACGGCGACCACCCGGCCGCCGCCCGCATGGCCCTCGAAGCCCGGGTGCTGGCGCAGGCGATCGGCGTGGCGAACTCCGACGGGACCTTCCCGACGAAGGACGAGATCATCGGCGCACCCCCCGTCTTCTTCTTCGAGCCGCACCAGCCGGAGCAGAGCGACTTCAAGCCGAACGTGCTGCTCGACATCACCGACGCGTTCCCGCTGAAGCGCGCGGCCATGGAATGCCTCCCCGCCCAGAAGCACATGTGGTCGTACTACACCGACCTCGCGATCCGCCGGGGGGTGCAGGTCAAGCGCAACGCCGGCCCGAACCTCGGACTCGCGCACGACACGATGGGAGAGGCGTACATGCGCTACTTCCCGCAGGTCACCGGGCTCCTCGAATGA
- the ligM gene encoding vanillate/3-O-methylgallate O-demethylase translates to MARNLQELLDEKGGIVQMLRDSQLGTYIYPVVPAEFTNWRREQKAWRETAVLYDQTHHMVNFFVSGPDALKLLSDTGINSFANFPVNTAKQFVPTASNGGVIGDGILFHEAEGEYVYVGRAPGANWLQFHAETGGYDVQFRYDDRSPSRPYGQAVTREYYRFQIQGPNAWSIIEKLNGGTLEKVKFFHMGEMTIAGEKVRTLRHGMAGAPGLEIWGPYEQHGKIREAVLDAGREFGLEPCGSRAYSSNTLESGWIPSPLPAIYTGEAERAYREWLPANSYEAINALAGSFVSDNIEDYYLNPWELGYGSFVKFDHDFIGREALEKIDPANQRKKVTLAWNDEDLAKILTSVIDREGVGYQFFDLPNANYGSSNYDAVIDADGNTVGLSLFTGITANEKRGLSLATVDHDVPIGAEVRVVWGEPDGGSGKTTVEPHDQISVRAIVSPVPYAETARQEYQGGWRTSGGQ, encoded by the coding sequence ATGGCGCGCAATCTGCAGGAGTTGCTGGACGAGAAGGGCGGCATCGTCCAGATGCTCCGCGACTCGCAGCTCGGTACGTACATCTACCCGGTGGTGCCGGCCGAGTTCACGAACTGGCGTCGTGAGCAGAAGGCCTGGCGGGAGACCGCCGTGCTCTACGACCAGACGCACCACATGGTCAACTTCTTCGTCTCGGGTCCCGATGCGCTGAAGCTGCTGAGCGACACCGGCATCAACTCGTTCGCGAACTTCCCCGTGAACACGGCGAAGCAGTTCGTGCCGACCGCCTCCAACGGCGGCGTCATCGGCGACGGCATCCTCTTCCACGAGGCCGAGGGCGAGTACGTCTACGTCGGCCGCGCGCCGGGTGCGAACTGGCTGCAGTTCCACGCCGAGACCGGCGGGTACGACGTGCAGTTCCGTTACGACGACCGTTCGCCCTCGCGCCCCTACGGTCAGGCCGTCACCCGCGAGTACTACCGCTTCCAGATCCAGGGCCCCAACGCCTGGTCGATCATCGAGAAGCTCAACGGCGGCACGCTCGAGAAGGTCAAGTTCTTCCACATGGGCGAGATGACCATCGCCGGTGAGAAGGTTCGCACCCTCCGCCACGGCATGGCCGGTGCGCCGGGCCTGGAGATCTGGGGCCCCTACGAGCAGCACGGCAAGATCCGCGAGGCCGTGCTCGACGCCGGACGCGAGTTCGGACTCGAGCCCTGCGGCTCGCGCGCCTACTCCTCGAACACGCTCGAGTCGGGCTGGATCCCGTCGCCGCTTCCCGCCATCTACACCGGCGAGGCCGAGCGCGCCTACCGTGAGTGGCTGCCCGCGAACAGCTACGAGGCGATCAACGCGCTCGCCGGCTCGTTCGTGTCGGACAACATCGAGGACTACTACCTGAACCCGTGGGAGCTCGGCTACGGCTCCTTCGTAAAGTTCGACCACGACTTCATCGGCCGCGAAGCGCTGGAGAAGATCGACCCGGCCAACCAGCGCAAGAAGGTCACGCTCGCGTGGAACGACGAGGATCTCGCCAAGATCCTCACGAGCGTCATCGATCGCGAGGGCGTCGGCTACCAGTTCTTCGACCTGCCGAACGCGAACTACGGCTCGTCGAACTACGACGCGGTCATCGACGCCGACGGCAACACCGTCGGACTGTCGCTGTTCACCGGCATCACGGCGAACGAGAAGCGCGGGCTGTCGCTCGCGACCGTCGACCACGACGTGCCGATCGGCGCCGAGGTGCGCGTCGTCTGGGGCGAGCCCGACGGCGGCTCCGGCAAGACCACGGTCGAGCCGCACGACCAGATCTCGGTGCGCGCGATCGTGAGCCCGGTGCCCTACGCCGAGACGGCGCGCCAGGAGTACCAGGGCGGCTGGCGCACCAGCGGCGGTCAGTAG
- a CDS encoding LysR family transcriptional regulator — MDLNLVRVFLAVSETRSLTAAAARLYVTQPAVSQALARLRRELDDPLFVREGRLMVPTPLAESIAPGFHDAIAAIDRTLDGVHGFDPAASDRTFRIALSELGEIGWLPAIVRAVRAKAPMMRIDVVPMNVRELPEWLGRGTVDLAVTPSPVPGRFEKVVLKTQGYGVVMSTKHPLATGELDLEAYANANHVVVASDSGASAIDQALHRAGIVIEPRIASNHFAALPPLIAASADLVATMPDTIAEGWAQTWPLVVRALPFDMPAIDVSLYRRSTTQHTAALDWLFATVAHAIRGSSGRFQVIHGDAL; from the coding sequence ATGGACCTGAACCTGGTGCGGGTGTTCCTCGCGGTGAGCGAGACGCGTAGCCTCACCGCCGCCGCCGCCCGCCTCTACGTCACGCAGCCGGCGGTGAGCCAGGCCCTCGCCCGGCTCCGCCGCGAACTCGACGACCCGCTGTTCGTCCGCGAGGGGCGCCTGATGGTTCCGACGCCGCTCGCCGAGAGCATCGCTCCGGGATTCCACGACGCGATCGCCGCGATCGACCGCACGCTCGACGGCGTGCACGGGTTCGACCCCGCCGCATCCGATCGCACCTTCCGCATCGCGCTCTCCGAACTCGGCGAGATCGGCTGGCTGCCCGCCATCGTGCGGGCGGTCCGCGCGAAGGCCCCGATGATGCGGATCGACGTCGTCCCCATGAACGTCCGGGAGCTCCCCGAGTGGCTCGGGCGGGGAACCGTCGACCTCGCCGTGACTCCGTCTCCCGTCCCCGGGCGGTTCGAGAAGGTGGTGCTCAAGACGCAGGGGTACGGGGTCGTCATGTCGACGAAGCATCCGCTCGCCACCGGCGAGCTCGACCTCGAGGCCTACGCGAACGCGAACCACGTCGTCGTCGCGAGCGACTCGGGGGCCTCGGCGATCGACCAGGCGCTGCACCGCGCGGGGATCGTCATCGAGCCGCGGATCGCCTCGAACCACTTCGCGGCGCTGCCGCCGCTGATCGCCGCGAGCGCCGACCTCGTCGCTACGATGCCCGACACGATCGCCGAGGGATGGGCGCAGACGTGGCCGCTCGTCGTTCGAGCCCTCCCCTTCGACATGCCCGCGATCGACGTCAGCCTCTACCGACGGTCGACGACTCAGCACACCGCAGCCCTCGACTGGCTGTTCGCGACGGTCGCCCATGCGATCCGCGGCTCATCGGGCCGCTTCCAGGTCATCCACGGCGATGCACTCTGA
- a CDS encoding aminomethyltransferase family protein: MIESAAEAIARAGSPVELLRNAQSRPTIFPVTPEFSNWRSEQLAWRTSVALLDQSHHMTDLFISGPDALRLLSETGVNSFANFPVDAAKQFIAVNHEGYLIGDAILFRLEEEVYDLVGWHMVLDWVQFIGETGDYDVAFERDANSLMRTPGADPKLYRYELQGPHALALMEKLTGAPVPPTKFFGMATFEIAGVTVRSLRHGMAGQPGFELFGPWADGATVREAIIAAGGEFDLVLVGSRAYSSANLESAWVPSPLPAIFTGERSAEYLAWLPAARTGSLAGSVVSDDIEDYYLTPYELGYGRSVAFDHDFIGRAALERFASADKRVKVTLVWDPEDVAATQRSLYEEGVPAKYLEFPKARYGVYQVDRVSIDGTDVGISHDCGYITNEQAFVSLASVDAAAAEPGTRVVVTWGEEPNSRKPAVEPHRQVEIRATVAPAPFSRFARENYRKS; this comes from the coding sequence ATGATCGAATCCGCCGCCGAGGCGATCGCCCGGGCCGGAAGCCCTGTCGAGCTGCTGCGCAACGCGCAGTCCCGACCGACGATCTTCCCCGTCACCCCCGAGTTCAGCAACTGGCGCTCCGAACAACTGGCGTGGCGCACGAGCGTCGCCCTGCTCGACCAGTCGCACCACATGACCGACCTCTTCATCTCTGGCCCCGACGCGCTGCGCCTGCTGAGCGAGACAGGCGTGAACAGCTTCGCGAACTTCCCCGTCGACGCGGCGAAGCAGTTCATCGCGGTGAACCATGAGGGCTACCTCATCGGCGACGCCATCCTGTTCCGCCTCGAGGAGGAGGTCTACGACCTCGTCGGGTGGCACATGGTGCTCGATTGGGTGCAGTTCATCGGAGAGACCGGCGACTACGACGTCGCCTTCGAGCGCGACGCGAACTCTCTCATGCGCACACCGGGCGCCGACCCGAAGCTGTATCGCTACGAGCTGCAGGGCCCGCACGCCCTGGCGCTCATGGAGAAGCTCACCGGAGCGCCGGTGCCGCCGACGAAGTTCTTCGGCATGGCGACCTTCGAGATCGCGGGGGTCACAGTGCGGTCCCTGCGCCACGGCATGGCCGGGCAGCCCGGGTTCGAACTGTTCGGGCCGTGGGCCGATGGCGCGACCGTGCGCGAGGCGATCATCGCGGCGGGTGGGGAGTTCGACCTCGTCCTCGTCGGGTCGCGGGCGTACTCGTCGGCGAACCTCGAGTCGGCGTGGGTGCCGTCGCCGCTCCCGGCGATCTTCACGGGGGAGCGCAGCGCCGAGTACCTCGCCTGGCTGCCCGCCGCCCGCACCGGGTCGCTGGCGGGCAGTGTCGTCTCGGACGACATCGAGGACTACTACCTCACGCCCTACGAGCTCGGCTACGGCCGCAGCGTCGCGTTCGACCACGATTTCATCGGTCGGGCCGCACTCGAGCGGTTCGCCTCCGCCGACAAGCGGGTCAAGGTCACCCTCGTGTGGGACCCCGAGGACGTCGCGGCGACGCAGCGCTCGCTCTACGAGGAGGGCGTGCCGGCGAAGTATCTCGAGTTCCCGAAGGCGCGCTACGGGGTCTACCAGGTCGACCGGGTGAGCATCGACGGCACCGACGTGGGCATCTCGCACGACTGCGGCTACATCACCAACGAGCAGGCATTCGTCTCGCTCGCGAGCGTCGATGCGGCCGCGGCCGAACCCGGAACGCGGGTCGTCGTGACGTGGGGCGAGGAGCCGAACTCCCGCAAGCCCGCCGTCGAGCCGCACCGGCAGGTGGAGATCCGCGCCACCGTGGCTCCGGCACCGTTCTCGCGCTTCGCGCGCGAGAACTACCGCAAGAGCTGA
- a CDS encoding FAD-dependent oxidoreductase, with the protein MTGGIVEEIAGDAPARTTCAIVGGGPAGLVLGLLLARAGVRVTVLEKHADFLRDFRGDTVHPTTLGLLDDLGLFERFDAIRQSHILRVDLPVAGGGDARMADFSRLPVRHPYIAMVPQWDLLDLLAEAAAAESSFTLLREHAVTGVVRAGGRVVGVEYSGPSGPGRLMADLTVGCDGRWSVVRRSIGLAARAYPVGFDVWWYRIPTRRHLGDSLLPRMTGGHVAIGIPRDGYVQVARLGRKGTDPAVRARGIEGFRADAAATFPALADDVAGVASMDDVKLLDVRVDRLRRWYAPGALCIGDAAHAMSPVGGVGINLAVQDAVAAARILAVPLRRGLMVGPGARRHLARVQRRRAFPAAVIQAVQRVLHARVIMPALDGRAIAPPRPLAWLLRRVPGVAVVPALLLGIGPRPERAPAFARRP; encoded by the coding sequence GTGACGGGAGGCATCGTGGAGGAGATCGCGGGGGACGCACCGGCACGAACGACGTGCGCGATCGTCGGGGGCGGACCCGCGGGCCTCGTCCTCGGGCTGCTGCTCGCCCGCGCCGGTGTGCGGGTCACCGTGCTCGAGAAGCACGCGGACTTCCTGCGGGATTTCCGCGGCGACACCGTCCACCCGACGACGTTGGGCCTGCTCGATGACCTGGGACTGTTCGAGCGCTTCGACGCGATCCGGCAGTCGCACATCCTGCGGGTCGACCTGCCGGTGGCGGGCGGGGGAGACGCGCGGATGGCGGACTTCTCCCGGCTCCCCGTCCGCCACCCTTACATCGCCATGGTGCCGCAGTGGGATCTGCTCGATCTCCTCGCCGAGGCCGCGGCGGCGGAATCGTCGTTCACGCTGCTGAGGGAGCACGCCGTGACCGGCGTCGTCCGCGCGGGCGGTCGTGTGGTCGGAGTGGAGTACAGCGGTCCCTCGGGCCCGGGCCGGCTGATGGCCGATCTGACCGTCGGATGCGACGGTCGGTGGTCGGTCGTGCGGCGCTCGATCGGGTTGGCAGCACGGGCGTATCCCGTCGGATTCGACGTCTGGTGGTATCGGATACCGACGCGGCGGCACCTCGGCGATTCGCTCCTCCCGCGCATGACCGGAGGGCATGTCGCGATCGGCATCCCCCGCGACGGGTACGTGCAGGTCGCGCGGCTCGGGAGGAAGGGCACGGACCCGGCGGTCCGTGCCCGGGGGATCGAGGGGTTCCGAGCGGATGCTGCGGCGACCTTCCCCGCGCTCGCCGACGACGTCGCCGGGGTAGCGTCGATGGATGACGTAAAGCTGCTCGATGTTCGGGTCGACCGATTGCGACGGTGGTACGCGCCCGGGGCCCTGTGCATCGGCGATGCCGCCCATGCCATGTCGCCGGTCGGGGGCGTGGGCATCAACCTCGCGGTACAGGACGCCGTGGCCGCCGCGCGCATCCTCGCCGTACCCCTGCGTCGCGGGCTGATGGTCGGGCCCGGGGCGCGCCGCCACCTCGCCCGCGTGCAGCGGCGCCGGGCGTTCCCGGCCGCCGTGATCCAGGCCGTGCAGCGCGTGCTGCACGCGCGCGTGATCATGCCGGCCCTCGACGGCCGGGCCATCGCTCCGCCGCGCCCTCTTGCGTGGCTGCTGCGGCGTGTGCCGGGCGTGGCGGTCGTTCCCGCGCTCCTGCTCGGGATCGGGCCTCGCCCCGAGCGGGCCCCGGCGTTCGCGCGGCGTCCCTGA
- a CDS encoding DUF1932 domain-containing protein, translated as MTRIAVIGLGEAGSLYAGGFREAGARVRGYDLRPRLADGGQVDRLADAIEGAEIVVSLVGAAASLEVADEALPLLEPSAIFADFNTSSPDLKHRIAAIGAARDVDVVDVAVLAPVPREVERTPLLASGHGAERLAELLRPLGAPVVVLDQPAGAAARMKLLRSVFTKGLATLMIETLGAARAAGAEDWVRGQIASELGDQGPALLDRFVAGTYQHAERREHEVRDVLAALEETEQPSDMTRGTLAWFQRILAERPA; from the coding sequence ATGACGCGGATCGCGGTGATCGGGCTCGGCGAGGCCGGCAGCCTCTACGCCGGGGGGTTCCGTGAGGCGGGTGCGCGGGTGCGAGGATACGACCTCCGCCCCCGCCTCGCCGACGGCGGGCAGGTCGACCGCCTCGCCGATGCGATCGAGGGCGCCGAGATCGTCGTGAGCCTGGTCGGTGCTGCCGCGTCGCTGGAGGTCGCCGACGAGGCCCTGCCGCTGCTTGAGCCGTCGGCGATCTTCGCCGACTTCAACACGTCTTCGCCCGATCTGAAGCACCGCATCGCCGCGATCGGAGCGGCACGCGACGTCGACGTGGTCGATGTCGCCGTGCTCGCGCCCGTGCCCCGCGAGGTCGAGCGCACGCCCCTCCTCGCCAGCGGTCACGGGGCCGAGCGGCTGGCCGAGCTTCTGCGTCCGCTCGGAGCGCCCGTCGTCGTGCTCGACCAGCCGGCGGGTGCCGCGGCCCGCATGAAGCTGCTCCGGAGCGTCTTCACGAAGGGGCTCGCGACGCTCATGATCGAGACCCTCGGGGCGGCTCGCGCCGCCGGGGCGGAGGACTGGGTGCGCGGCCAGATCGCCTCGGAGCTGGGCGACCAGGGGCCTGCGCTGCTCGACCGCTTCGTCGCGGGCACCTACCAGCACGCCGAACGCCGCGAGCACGAGGTGCGCGACGTGCTGGCCGCGCTCGAGGAGACCGAGCAGCCCTCCGACATGACCCGTGGAACCCTGGCCTGGTTCCAGCGCATCCTGGCCGAGCGTCCGGCCTGA